The Arthrobacter sp. NicSoilC5 genome has a window encoding:
- a CDS encoding LytTR family DNA-binding domain-containing protein — MINVLVVDDELPAVEELAFLLGRDERIGKVLRATSGAEALAALSAGGIDAVFLDIHMPAVSGLDIAGAIARSSNPPAVVFVTADEDHALAAFELAAVDYLLKPVRAERLARSVGRISELRDGGAAPEMITVDQGGTTRMIRRDDVTYVQAQGDYARLHTADASYLIRVPLADLEQQWADAGFIRTHRSYLVALKHVSSMKLAADGPRVTVAGAGLPISRRHLPIVREKLEATRIRPHA, encoded by the coding sequence ATGATTAACGTCCTCGTCGTTGATGATGAGCTGCCCGCCGTTGAGGAGCTGGCTTTCCTGCTGGGCAGGGACGAGCGCATTGGGAAGGTGCTGCGTGCCACGTCCGGCGCTGAAGCGCTTGCGGCCCTGTCCGCCGGCGGCATCGACGCCGTTTTCCTGGACATCCATATGCCTGCGGTGTCAGGCCTGGACATCGCCGGGGCCATCGCCCGCAGCAGCAATCCGCCGGCCGTTGTTTTTGTCACTGCCGATGAGGACCATGCCCTGGCTGCGTTCGAACTCGCCGCCGTGGACTACCTGCTCAAGCCGGTGCGCGCCGAGCGCCTGGCACGTTCCGTGGGGCGGATCAGCGAATTGCGCGACGGCGGGGCGGCACCGGAGATGATCACGGTGGACCAGGGCGGGACCACCAGGATGATCCGGCGCGACGACGTCACGTACGTCCAGGCACAGGGCGACTACGCGCGGCTGCATACCGCCGACGCCAGTTACCTCATCCGGGTGCCCCTGGCGGACCTTGAACAGCAGTGGGCGGATGCCGGGTTCATCCGTACGCACCGCTCCTACCTGGTGGCGCTGAAGCATGTGTCCTCGATGAAGCTGGCGGCCGACGGGCCGCGCGTGACGGTGGCCGGTGCCGGCCTGCCCATCAGCCGCCGGCACCTGCCCATCGTGCGGGAGAAGCTGGAGGCAACCAGGATCAGGCCGCACGCATGA
- a CDS encoding cation acetate symporter: MNAGVAITAVAVVSLATAIIGFYGLRISRTTGDFYVASRTVRPWWNASAIGGEYLSAASFLGVAGLILLSGTDALWFPVGYTAGYLMLLLFVAAPLRRSGAYTIPDFTESRLASRTVRRVTSLVVVMVGWLYIVPQLHGAALTIHIATGLPSWVGSVAVVVVVCLTVVAGGMRSITFVQAFQYWLKLTALAVPILFIVFVLAGQGAEPQSLPAVNPTGVAPAGLYQNVSLLVALLFGTLGLPHVLVRFYTNPDGHSARRTTLIVLGLLSVFYLFPTAYGLVARMFAPDLARSGQPDAMVLRLPGELVGGVPGDLLSALVVAGAFAAFLSTTSGLVVSLAGVISQDVLGGSVRGFRLAAVVSALVPLGFAFMTGSLALAGSVGLVFAFTASTVCPVLLLGIWWRGLTDAGAIAGMVTGGVLCGGAMIAGAVSGSGLTPPWLAQPAAWSVPAAFAVMVIVSRATSHRIPGTMPRIMTRLHTPERPLATER, from the coding sequence GTGAATGCCGGCGTCGCCATCACAGCGGTCGCGGTGGTGTCCCTCGCCACGGCCATCATCGGGTTTTACGGGCTCCGGATCTCACGCACCACCGGCGACTTCTACGTTGCATCCCGGACCGTGCGCCCCTGGTGGAACGCGTCGGCGATCGGCGGGGAATACCTGTCCGCAGCCAGTTTCCTGGGTGTGGCAGGCCTCATCCTGCTGTCCGGGACGGATGCACTCTGGTTCCCGGTGGGGTACACCGCCGGCTACCTGATGCTGCTGCTCTTCGTTGCCGCCCCGCTGCGCCGGTCCGGCGCCTACACGATTCCGGACTTCACCGAGTCCCGGCTCGCCTCCCGGACGGTCCGGCGCGTCACCAGCCTGGTGGTGGTGATGGTGGGGTGGCTGTACATCGTGCCGCAGCTGCACGGGGCGGCACTGACCATCCATATCGCCACGGGCCTGCCGTCCTGGGTGGGTTCCGTTGCCGTCGTGGTGGTGGTGTGCCTCACGGTGGTGGCAGGCGGGATGCGGTCCATCACCTTTGTCCAGGCGTTCCAGTACTGGCTGAAGCTGACGGCCCTGGCCGTGCCCATCCTGTTCATCGTCTTCGTGCTGGCCGGCCAGGGGGCGGAGCCCCAGTCCCTGCCCGCGGTCAACCCCACGGGCGTGGCACCTGCCGGGCTGTATCAGAACGTGTCCCTGCTCGTGGCGCTGCTGTTCGGCACCTTGGGACTGCCGCACGTGCTGGTGCGTTTCTACACCAACCCGGACGGGCACTCGGCCCGGCGGACCACGCTGATCGTCCTGGGCCTGCTCTCCGTGTTCTACCTCTTCCCCACGGCGTACGGGCTGGTGGCCCGGATGTTTGCCCCCGACCTGGCCCGCTCGGGGCAGCCGGACGCCATGGTCCTGCGGCTGCCCGGCGAACTCGTGGGCGGGGTACCGGGCGACCTGCTCAGCGCCCTGGTGGTGGCCGGGGCGTTCGCGGCGTTCCTGTCCACCACCTCCGGCCTGGTGGTCTCCCTGGCCGGCGTGATCAGCCAGGACGTCCTGGGCGGAAGCGTCCGCGGGTTCCGGCTCGCCGCCGTCGTCTCCGCCCTGGTCCCGCTCGGCTTTGCGTTCATGACCGGTTCCCTGGCACTTGCCGGCAGCGTTGGCCTGGTTTTCGCGTTCACCGCTTCCACGGTCTGCCCGGTCCTGCTGCTGGGCATCTGGTGGCGCGGCCTGACCGATGCCGGGGCCATCGCCGGCATGGTAACCGGCGGGGTGCTGTGCGGCGGGGCAATGATTGCAGGCGCAGTATCGGGTTCGGGCCTGACGCCGCCCTGGCTCGCGCAGCCGGCGGCGTGGAGCGTGCCTGCCGCGTTCGCGGTGATGGTCATCGTGTCCCGGGCCACTTCCCACCGGATCCCGGGCACCATGCCGCGGATCATGACCCGCCTGCACACCCCGGAACGGCCGCTGGCAACGGAACGGTGA